In one Alphaproteobacteria bacterium genomic region, the following are encoded:
- the rpe gene encoding ribulose-phosphate 3-epimerase, giving the protein MTQQSTRIAPSILSADFAALGSEVAAIDGAGADYIHIDVMDGHFVPNITIGPAVVKALRPHTEKVFDVHLMIAPVDPYIEAFAAAGADILSVHPESGPHLHRTLQSIRALGKKAGIVLNPGTPIQVVEPVMDMLDLILVMSVNPGFGGQSFIESQLEKIARLREMIDATGREIDLEVDGGINFETAPRAVAAGADVLVAGTATFRGGPDAYARNIRRLRGE; this is encoded by the coding sequence GTGACGCAGCAGTCCACCCGCATTGCACCGTCCATCCTGTCCGCGGATTTCGCCGCCCTGGGCTCCGAAGTGGCGGCCATCGATGGCGCCGGTGCGGATTACATCCATATCGATGTCATGGACGGCCATTTCGTGCCGAACATCACCATCGGTCCGGCGGTGGTAAAGGCCCTGCGCCCGCATACCGAAAAGGTGTTCGATGTTCATCTGATGATCGCGCCCGTCGACCCCTATATCGAGGCTTTTGCCGCGGCGGGAGCCGATATCCTGTCGGTTCATCCGGAATCCGGCCCGCATCTGCATCGCACGCTTCAGAGCATCCGCGCCCTCGGCAAGAAAGCCGGGATTGTGCTGAACCCTGGGACGCCGATCCAGGTGGTCGAACCCGTGATGGATATGCTGGACCTGATTCTCGTCATGTCGGTCAATCCGGGTTTCGGTGGACAGAGTTTCATCGAAAGTCAGCTGGAAAAGATTGCCCGCCTGCGCGAGATGATCGACGCGACGGGCCGCGAGATCGACCTGGAGGTCGATGGTGGTATCAATTTCGAAACCGCCCCGCGCGCGGTGGCCGCAGGTGCCGACGTTCTGGTCGCCGGCACCGCGACATTCCGCGGCGGACCGGACGCATATGCACGGAATATTCGCCGTCTGCGCGGCGAGTAA